A stretch of DNA from Candidatus Eisenbacteria bacterium:
AGCCGGTCGAGGTGCGGCCCCGCCGGATACGGCAGCCCGAGGAGCTTCCCGATCTTATCGAAGGCCTCTCCGGCGGCGTCGTCACGCGTCGAACCGACGCGCCGAAAGACCCCCTTCTCCGGCACATGATAGATCTCTGTATGGCCTCCCGAGGCGACCATGCCCACATAGGGGGGGTTGAG
This window harbors:
- a CDS encoding tRNA (adenosine(37)-N6)-threonylcarbamoyltransferase complex transferase subunit TsaD translates to LNPPYVGMVASGGHTEIYHVPEKGVFRRVGSTRDDAAGEAFDKIGKLLGLPYPAGPHLDRLAREGRADQVPLPKARLKGDTLDLSMSGLKTAAKLFLEREHHPIPDARLR